A genomic region of Dreissena polymorpha isolate Duluth1 chromosome 4, UMN_Dpol_1.0, whole genome shotgun sequence contains the following coding sequences:
- the LOC127879198 gene encoding uncharacterized protein LOC127879198 has translation MEFQYSGKTFQVYVAVQQDPAFIQFSDLFYLARCNTSEVDPGFVSLNSLDITNNKEFTLATPPTSNVIMKLIDADTGLETTAPILGKKVKIRSIYNFDSNALAVEYPRGLHNFDLTVGPDSGTSPRMQLVNEAGCLPAQSNIFGLDATFTHKPALSGASKNVFETGSFAVVMFQTSKQLHFTARYSPECYDVNEKLCFNQPEYCTDIRKRRAIDREVNGSYSMTFTIGLPGQSTTAQKNGSFLHTTGR, from the exons ATGGAATTTCAG TACAGTGGTAAGACCTTCCAGGTGTATGTTGCAGTACAGCAGGACCCGGCATTCATCCAATTCTCCGATTTATTTTATCTAGCGAGGTGCAACACAAGCGAAGTCGATCCAGGATTCGTATCACTGAATTCTTTGgacat CACCAACAACAAAGAGTTCACATTAGCAACACCTCCAACCAGTAATGTGATAATGAAGCTTATCGACGCCGACACTGGTCTTGAGACTACGGCACCCATACTTGGAAAGAAAGTGAAAATCCGGTCAATATATAACTTTGATTCGAACGCCTTGGCCGTAGAATATCCAAGAGGTCTGCACAACTTTGACCTTACTGTAGGACCAGATAGTGGAACATCTCCTCGGATGCAACTTGTAAATGAAGCTGG ATGTCTTCCTGCACAGAGCAACATTTTCGGACTTGATGCCACGTTTACCCACAAGCCAGCCTTAAGTGGAGCAAGCAAAAACGTGTTCGAAACAG GCAGCTTTGCAGTTGTAATGTTCCAAACGTCCAAACAGCTCCACTTCACTGCGCGCTACTCGCCTGAATGCTATGATGTGAACGAAAAATTATGTTTCAATCAGCCG GAATATTGTACAGACATTCGAAAAAGAAGGGCAATTGACAGAGAAGTGAATGGATCATATTCGATGACATTCACCATTGGTTTGCCAGGACAATCAACAACTGCACAGA